The sequence GCCAGACAGCTACCCCGCCCGTGCCCACATTGCGCCAGAGGATATCGCACTTGCCATCGCCGCTGAAGTCGGCGGCGCCCTGGATCGTCCAGCCCGAGGCCGGGTCGACCCGGCGGACGAGGAACCCGCCCTTGAACGTGATCCCGTCGAGCCGCCAGATGGCCACGTCGCCCGTTGCGGTGTTGCGCCAGAGCACGTCGGCCTTCCCGTCACCATTGAAATCGCCGACAGCGCGGATTGCCCAGCCGGAGGCGGGATCCACGGCGGCAACGACTCCCGCGCGGCGAATCCTCAGATCGCGCAGAAGCCACGCGGCGACCTGGCCGGTCGTCGTGTTGCGCCAGAGCACGTCGCTTCTGCCATCCCCGTCGAAATCGCCGACGCCTTCGATGACCCAGCCCGAGTCGGGATTGACCGTGGTGATTACGCCCGCCTTGCCGATGGCCAGCCCGCGGATCATCCACGCGGCGACTTGGCCGGTCGTCATGCTGTGCCAGAGCACATCGTCGCCGTTGTCGCCATCGAAGTCGCCGATACCCCCGACCGCCCATCCTGCGGCCGGATCGAGCGTGGCCACCGTGCCGCCGTCGACGGCCGAGCGGCCGTCAGCCATCAGGAAATCAACCTCGCCCGTCGTGCCGTTGCACCACAGCGTGCCGTGCATGATCGAGCGGCGCGTCAGCGTGGGGTCGCCGAGCCAGAGCATGCCGAGCGTCCAGCCGCGCTCGTCGTCGTCATAGGGTTCGAAGCTCTGGAACCAGTGCATGACGGCGTAGCCAAACGAGTCGCCCTGGCCGATCGATCCGTAGAACTCGGTGGCATCGTTCACGCCGCCGCTCTTGGACGAGGCGAACACCCCGAGGCCGCGGCCGCACATGATGTACCAGAGGCCGATGCAGTTACTGCTGACCCAGTTTCCTGCGGTGCAGCAGTACAGGTGGTAGAAGAGCACCTGCGGCGGGTGGGCCACGAGGTCGGCGGCGCTGACATCGCCGCCGTGCTGTTCCGGAGGAATGCCGAAACCGTGGCCGTAGGCACCATAGTGAACGTTGACCCGGAGGTGCTCGTACGGCACCTGGATCTTGGTGAGGTAGTCCGAGGCCACCGTCTCATAGGGGTCGTCAAACCGGTCGATGTCGGGCCAAGCCTGGGCCATCTCGGTCGCGTACTGGTCCGTCCACCAGCGCCACGGGTCGTCGATGTAGAGGCAGCCTTTGCCGTTCGAGCTCATCAGACCCCGGCGGTAGTCGTGGACCTTGTTGAAGTAGCGCGTCAGCAGCGATACCTCGTCCTGCCCCGGCTCGAGGGTCAAGTTGTGGGCGGTGATCCGGCCGTGGTAGATCTCAGGCCCTTCATCGCCCGATCCGGCCGTGTGCTGATCTACGATCGCGTCGCCGTCTGTGTCGAT is a genomic window of Verrucomicrobiota bacterium containing:
- a CDS encoding FG-GAP repeat protein yields the protein MGSLRLTLVCPVVALIAMAVSQIPASGQSPGSRRPGSPPPVSYQRWLQEQPPIEPLEAGVVYTSGATPELPAVTAAEPAPSATTRNYLVLVNASLYAASEAIRTALETYVHDVELEGLTVELITVSYSSVESLRDLIKSKYSTLPNLEGMVLVGNLPDLWYSEPSEPDWWSFPCDMYLTDLDGLWIDTDGDAIVDQHTAGSGDEGPEIYHGRITAHNLTLEPGQDEVSLLTRYFNKVHDYRRGLMSSNGKGCLYIDDPWRWWTDQYATEMAQAWPDIDRFDDPYETVASDYLTKIQVPYEHLRVNVHYGAYGHGFGIPPEQHGGDVSAADLVAHPPQVLFYHLYCCTAGNWVSSNCIGLWYIMCGRGLGVFASSKSGGVNDATEFYGSIGQGDSFGYAVMHWFQSFEPYDDDERGWTLGMLWLGDPTLTRRSIMHGTLWCNGTTGEVDFLMADGRSAVDGGTVATLDPAAGWAVGGIGDFDGDNGDDVLWHSMTTGQVAAWMIRGLAIGKAGVITTVNPDSGWVIEGVGDFDGDGRSDVLWRNTTTGQVAAWLLRDLRIRRAGVVAAVDPASGWAIRAVGDFNGDGKADVLWRNTATGDVAIWRLDGITFKGGFLVRRVDPASGWTIQGAADFSGDGKCDILWRNVGTGGVAVWLMNGPCLVRGAVVATVDPAGGWTIQGTGDFDEDGRADIAWLNTSTGEFAVWRMRAASLLAGAVVHTIDPASSWSLEGIGNFR